DNA from Nyctibius grandis isolate bNycGra1 chromosome 15, bNycGra1.pri, whole genome shotgun sequence:
CTTGGGACAGGACTGGGgctctgggagaagaggagagaggcgAGGAAGCCACAAAGGGAGGGACACTGGCCataaagaaatcacagaaagcAGTAGCTGCAATcttctctttgctgctgttctggggCTGGCTCCCAAGACTGTGCTTGAAGGAAAGGTCAACTGTCCTTCTAGACAACGGGCTGTAACCCACATTCTGTCTGATCAGAGCGTTGGTCCCTTCTGCCCTTGAGCCTACAACCCTCACTCATCCCTTTCCCCAGTCCTTGCTGTTGGACAGGCATCAGGCATTCTCAAGTCCTCCCTGAACCTCGTGTCAAGGAGGGACTGACGTTCCTCGTGGGTCTCGTGCAGGACAAGCTGGGTGAGATGGGACAAGGTCGGAGCCACAAGCCAGACCAGATGACTCCCTTTGGTCTTGTATTCTAAAGAACCAGGAATGCAACTGCATGAAGCAGCCCTGAACTTCTTTCTTAGGTGTCTTCCCCATCTAGCCATTAGCAGGGCAACACCTCcaaagaaatgggaagaaaaaagaaactgtctAGAAAATACCAGAGAGACGTAACCGTGCCAACACAAGGTGACACTGAGGGCTGCTGCGCTGGATTTCACCAGCCCAGGGGCTCCGCTGGCAGAAATGCCGTCTGGAAGGGACAACCAGTCCACCACAACACAGCTGGACTGCACAAGCTGAAGCACAGCAGCCACTTTCAACAGGCGTCAACGCTGCAGCCCAAGGAGGAGGCACAGCCTGATGCAAGGAAAGGAGCTGGGGAAGAGTCCTGACGCCACGCAGTAGCCCAGCACCCGTACAAAGCCCTGCTCGAGTCTAAGTGAACGGTACAGAAGACGGCCTTCTCCGGAGGAGGTTGTCCTTGACTTCAGCTCTCCTCCCGGCTGCCCCAGGAGCAAAGAGCAAGGAGAGCATCAGGGAGCACAGTGACACCGAAACATATCTGTGGGCGTGTGGGAGCAGATTCTGCCCATGGAGAGCATGAAGATGTGTCagacagagggaagagggagcaCTCACTACCCCTCCACCTGCCCACCCACCCAAGCCAGGCTAGCAGCACAGGAGGGACAGCGAGAGCAGGGCATCGTTCcccaaagcagagcagagagaaggggCAGCCGGCAAAGAGAGAAACGGAGCGTGGTCCAGAGGTTCACGTCATCTGTCTCTCAAAGTCAAGGCAGATGGGAGATGGGGCAGAGGCACTTTGGTCCCTTCTGAGGTGCTTTAGGGCGCAGCCTCTAACGCAGCGCGCAGCATCTGCTCTAGCTAATAGAGACAGCGACAAGACACAAGCTCTGACAGCAGGTGAAAGATGGGGCAAGAGGGACCCTGGCCTGGTTCAAACCTTTGAACCCAAAAGGCATTTTGAAACCTCTTAAAAATCCTATGAGAAACGATTTCTGCATGGGACACCACAGACACTGCCTGAGTCCTAGAAGTATCCAAGGCTTCTGGCAAACAACGCCCTTGATGAAGGTCTGATGATGGTACCACCCCTACCCAACAGAGAACAGCAATGCCAGGGACAGTCTGCACCAACCCCACTACAGGTTAAAGACCCTCTTCTACAGCGTGGCATTGCCCCAAAGCTGCTGCAAGCCAAGAGCCAGGTATGGGGGACACCAACATTCAGAGCGAGCATTTTTCCTTAGACAAAAAAGAGAGGCCACGGAGGAGGCTGACGTTCAGCACAGCCACACTCCGGCAGTGTGGTCAGTTCTTCTTGCTGCTGGGGCTCTTACTGGTGAACAGACTGACTTTGCTGGCAGATGCCACggacagagaaggagactccagcTTCACCTTATCCAACAAAGTCTTCTTTATGGCTGCTGGGGAGATCTTCTCTTGGTCAGCCAgatgctgcagctccctgcaatggggtggtgggagagAACGACATAGAAAAGGAGGAGATGGAGTGTGGGGGGCAAGTTTTGCAGGCTCTTTAGGACTTCCTAGGTGCCCACCTTGTCCGGATGCAGGAAGCCTCCACAGCATTGATCAGGAGTGAGCGAAAGCCACCGCTCTCCAGGAAGTGCAGGGCATGGATGGTGGCTCCCCCGGGCGAGCAGACGTTGTCCTTCAGCTGACCGGGATGCTGCTCAGATTCCAACAGCATTTTGGCAGCACCCTGCagtgaggaagagaaagcagctgCCAGAGCTCTGACTGAGGAACTGTCAAACACGCCTGCTCTCCACCGTGCAGGGCAGCACCTAACACTCACGGTGGGCAACACTGGGCTCCTGCCCGAGAGCCATTAGCAGGCTGCCAACACACTTTTCAGAGCTGGGGAAAAGCCTGCAGAGGAGTCACAGTTCCCCAGGCCCCAGCTCCCACACCACCAGCGCCAGCAGATTGCTGCAGACACTTCCTACGTCCCCTCACTGGGAACCTGCGTGCAGTCAAACCAAACATGTTTTTTAAGTAGATTCAGTAAAGAGGACTGAGATCATTTCACACCGTGATGTGTAGAATACCCTGCACAGGGCAGACACAGACTCAAGTGTGTTGTGGAGGAGGAAATACTGACCAGCAGAGCCTGTGCTCCAAGTCGAACAGCCAGCCTGCGGGGAAGTCCCATTTTCACTCCCCCATCCGCCAGCGCATCCAGGGCAGTGAACGCCTGAGAccagacagaggaagaaagtgaCTGAAAGTCTCCACTCCAAGACTGATATTCTCAGGGAGGACAGAATCCAGGGCTCCAGGATCACACCGTGGCTCCTATCGCTCACAGACCTGACAAAAGCCTCCCCCTTTACTGCACGGGCGCCATGCCAGGCTTCCCTCCCACTAGGTCCAGCTTAGGAGTGGGGGAGTGGGAGCAATTCAGCTTCTGGGTCATCCTAACTACAGGCCCACGTTTTGCAACACGGACACGTGGTCATTGCACGCTGGCTACGGACTTCAGACTCATCCGACAGGTACCAGACTTTTGTTGTTGACCCAAACTGGTAATAAACCAGATACCTGGATTACATGTCCCGTCGCGAATGTGAGCgatgagaaaaacaagaaatgtcAACCCGACGGTGCACAGGCTTTCACCGCATGCAAAGCCTGCTGCTCTCCCCGAGACCGTCCCAAGTTGAGGAAATAGCACATACATACGCAGGGCCGCTGCCACTGAGCCCCGTTACAGCATCAATCAGGTCCTCTTCCACCTCGGTGCAGAAGCCTACACTGGCCATCAGTTGTTCCAAGAGCTTCCCATCCTCCACGTCCGCATGAGTGCCAGTGGCATAGACCGTAGCACCTTCCCGGACAATCACCGGCGTGTTGGTCATGCACCTGATCACTTTTGGTGTGGGGCAGAAGGTAGAGAGTTTCTTGGAGCAGAACATTATTgaagatagaaagaaaaaaagaaggaagagagaaaaatgagcgTTAGTGCATATCTGGCATAACAAATAGGCCGTCTAGGAAGGGACTCCCCAGGGGCAAGAAcagaagcagagggaaaagaaagactcCTGTATTCCAAACTCCCTGCTCTGAGCCAAAGCGGCCAAAACCTAACTGTGAAGTCTGTAGCAGTACCAGCAGACAGGGAGCTGGGCAGCGCTGCTGTTGGGAACAATGCCCTGAACGCCTCGTCCCCACATCGACTCGCGAGTCTCCAACACAGCTCGTGCAGACGCCCAGCACAAAGCCTGCAGAACTCAGGGGAGACGACCCGCTGCTGAGAGAAAAAAGGTCTGGCGGCACCTCCTGTAATACCAGAGCTGGCGTAAAGGCTCGTACGGCTTTTTCTGATGAGGACACGCACAGGCGACCCAAAGCTGCAGCACAAACTTAGTCCTGGggagcaccagcagcacccgTGCCCCGCACCAGCTCCTGGGGCCGGTGGAGCGGGACAGGCTCGGGGCCGGCTCCCGCACGGTCCTGCCCCGCGGCAGCCGCCTCGCAGCCGCCGGTGTCCGCCACGGCCTGGCTGTGGGGGGCAGCGGGCCCCGGGGCGGCCCCCCCTCACCTTCTCGATGGAGCTGATGGTGACGCCGGCCGCGCAGGACACCACGATGTGCCGGGCCTCGATGTCGGGGCCCACCTCCTCCAGGATGAAGGGGATGATGGGCGGCTTCACGGCCAGGAACAGCACGTCGCTGCTCTTCACCGTGTCCTTGTTGCTCACCGTGAAGTTCACGCCCATTTTCTGCAGCGGTTGGGGAGAAACGGGACCGCTGTCGCCGGTgcggcccgcggcggggggggagggggccCCGCGGGGGGAGCACCGCTGCCGCCCGCACTCACCCGCAGCCCGCTCACGGTGGGCAGTTCGGTGTCCGGGGAGCTCGCCGTGATCTTGTGCGCGGCCAGGACCCCTGCGAACGGCACCGCGCGtcagccccgccggccccgcgccgccggcccgcccgccccccgcgcccgcgCCCACCTGCCGCCGTGAAGCCCCTGGCCAGGGCGAAGGCGAGCTGCCCGGCGCCGATGAACCCCACGCTCATGGTGCGGCGGTGCGGGAGCGGTGCCCGGGTCGGTGAGCGGTGCCCGGAGCGGTGAGCGGTGCCCGGAGCGCCCGCACggcaccgccgccgccccccccaccgccgCGCCGCCGTCCACGTGGCCGCGCGCCTCGCAGGGAGGCGGTGCCGCGtggcagcggggcggggcgtCGGCGCGCAGCAAATCGGCGGGCGGcaggggcggggccgcgccggccCTCCGCCACTCAGGGACGGGGGGCGGGGCCACCGGCGCGGCCCTCGCCAGCTATTGGCGCAACCGGCGCTGGGTGTTGCATCATTCACCGCCTGCGGGGGG
Protein-coding regions in this window:
- the PYCR1 gene encoding pyrroline-5-carboxylate reductase 1, mitochondrial; its protein translation is MSVGFIGAGQLAFALARGFTAAGVLAAHKITASSPDTELPTVSGLRKMGVNFTVSNKDTVKSSDVLFLAVKPPIIPFILEEVGPDIEARHIVVSCAAGVTISSIEKKLSTFCPTPKVIRCMTNTPVIVREGATVYATGTHADVEDGKLLEQLMASVGFCTEVEEDLIDAVTGLSGSGPAYAFTALDALADGGVKMGLPRRLAVRLGAQALLGAAKMLLESEQHPGQLKDNVCSPGGATIHALHFLESGGFRSLLINAVEASCIRTRELQHLADQEKISPAAIKKTLLDKVKLESPSLSVASASKVSLFTSKSPSSKKN